In Papaver somniferum cultivar HN1 chromosome 1, ASM357369v1, whole genome shotgun sequence, a genomic segment contains:
- the LOC113360728 gene encoding uncharacterized protein LOC113360728, whose protein sequence is MTLEELRQRLIAERQREDEERANLIRQNDDLREKNLRLHEQRSRSVTRSRSRTSRSSSIQSRSNRRNARREQTLDNIDENLQEDDNLQDQRNERHTVNDRYEQPHERRRRQEDQRNNRLQDATERHRTRYASDNDGEHDPEQGRIILHGRQMLSMFDGSTCAVQHIKAYSRSLLQWEENDAVLCKYFPSRLTGEALQWFEGLPVGTIISFRHLQNVFLGQYISNNMSRPGIETAFGLRRRVNEILRHLTTRWRTMCSEMERRVDERFFILAFVNALFPTDLLYTQIFRIKDTITMSELREFQEEYIALEEKQRDMESYPVAMPNANTGNAILLPRMTNVVASTTQGNQGKKNTEMETGSHG, encoded by the exons ATGACACTTGAAgaacttagacaaagattgattgcTGAGCgacaaagagaagatgaagagcgtgcgaatttgataCGACAAAATGATGATTTAAGAGAAAAGAATCTCAGATTGCACGAACAAAGATCAAGAAGTGTTACGCGATCAAGATCAAGAACCAGCAGAAGTTCATCAATACAAAGTCGATCAAATCGAAGAAATGCCAGGCGAGAACAAACATTAGATAATATCGATGAGAATTTGCAAGAAGATGATAATCTACAAGATCAACGCAACGAGAGACACACAGTAAATGACCGATACGAACAACCACATGAGCGTCGTCGCAGACAAGAAGATCAAAGGAACAATAGACTTCAAGATGCAACCGAACGTCATCGTACTCGTTACGCATCAGATAATGATGGAGAACATGATCCGGAACAAGGGAGAATTATATTACATGGTAGACAAATGTTGAG TATGTTTGATGGTAGTACATGTGCAGTACAACATATAAAAGCCTATAGCCGATCTTTATTGCAGTGGGAAGAAAATGATGCGGTGCTGTGTAAATATTTTCCTTCAAGATTGACTGGAGAAGCCTTGCAGTGGTTTGAGGGATTACCAGTAGGAACAATTATATCATTTCGTCATCTACAGAACGTCTTCTTAGGACAATATATCAGTaataatatgtcaagaccagGAATTGAGACGGCCTTTGGACTTCGGAGAAGGGTCAATGAAATTTTGCGTCATCTAACAAcacgttggagaaccatgtgtagtgaaatggaaaGACGAGTAGATGAACGATTTTTTATACTAGCCTTTGTCAATGCTCTTTTTCCTACAGATTTATTATATACACAGATTTTCAGGATAAAAGACACCATCACAATGTCGGAGTTGCGTGAATTTCAAGAAGAGTATATTGCACTTGAGGAGAAGCAGAGAGACATGGAATCTTATCCAGTTGCAATGCCTAATGCAAACACTGGGAATGCAATTTTACTCCCAAGGATGACAAATGTTGTTGCGAGTACAACGCAAGGAAATCAAGGAAAGAAGAATACAGAGATGGAAACTGGTAGCCATGGGTAG